One stretch of Arthrobacter polaris DNA includes these proteins:
- a CDS encoding MFS transporter, with protein MLSNAPVPVPPAQLTIDSAPLNSFHKRLTLFSSGGPFLDGYILAIIGIALVQINHQWQMNDWWNGLIGASALVGVFIGGLVFGNITDKIGRKLMYTIDLVAIIVFSVAQFWVNEPWQLFTLRLLIGIAVXADYPIATALVAEFVPANWRARLLGGLNAMWFVGATVAAFVGYWLLSFGDGWRWMLLSSAVPAVLILIARATIPESPHWLVSKGRLDEALVILKXTIGESATLDGITAHDPDAVKLSSAQAFKMVLTGXYLKRVIFISIFWTCTIVTLFSIYAFGPQILALFHLESGDAANIGYGLINLFFLVGNVVALLVVDKLGRRPVLIWGFLLSGVGLLFLALFPTAPLGLIALAFAFYAIFNGGPSILEWIYPNELFPTKVRATAVGLCTGXSRIGASIGTFATXLALTHLGLSGTMWIAAGIALIGAITSYLMAPETXGKNLEDAASLGY; from the coding sequence ATGCTTTCCAATGCACCCGTTCCAGTGCCGCCCGCCCAACTCACCATCGATTCAGCGCCGCTGAACTCTTTCCATAAACGCTTGACCCTCTTCAGTTCAGGAGGGCCGTTCTTGGACGGCTACATTCTGGCCATCATCGGCATCGCCTTGGTCCAGATCAATCACCAATGGCAGATGAACGACTGGTGGAACGGGCTCATTGGTGCCTCCGCACTGGTCGGTGTCTTCATTGGCGGGCTGGTCTTTGGCAACATCACCGATAAAATCGGGCGAAAACTCATGTACACGATCGATCTGGTTGCGATCATCGTGTTCTCCGTGGCGCAGTTCTGGGTCAACGAACCTTGGCAACTGTTTACCCTGCGCCTACTCATTGGAATCGCTGTGNGGGCCGACTACCCCATCGCCACAGCGCTCGTTGCCGAATTCGTCCCAGCAAATTGGCGGGCCCGGCTGCTGGGCGGCCTGAACGCTATGTGGTTTGTTGGTGCCACCGTGGCAGCCTTTGTCGGTTACTGGCTGCTGTCGTTTGGAGACGGCTGGCGGTGGATGCTGCTCTCTTCGGCCGTGCCGGCTGTCTTGATTCTCATCGCCAGGGCCACGATCCCGGAGTCCCCGCATTGGCTTGTCAGCAAGGGACGGCTTGATGAGGCACTGGTCATCTTGAAANAGACCATCGGAGAGAGTGCAACCTTGGACGGGATCACTGCCCACGACCCCGATGCCGTCAAGCTCAGTTCAGCCCAGGCCTTCAAAATGGTACTCACCGGGNGATACCTCAAACGGGTCATTTTCATCTCCATCTTCTGGACCTGCACCATCGTGACCTTGTTCTCCATCTACGCTTTCGGGCCGCAGATACTGGCGCTTTTCCATCTCGAGTCCGGCGATGCAGCCAACATCGGTTACGGGCTGATCAACCTGTTCTTCCTCGTCGGCAACGTTGTGGCCCTCTTGGTGGTGGACAAGCTTGGCCGCCGCCCCGTACTGATCTGGGGCTTCCTGCTCTCCGGTGTTGGACTGCTCTTCCTTGCACTTTTCCCCACCGCACCGCTGGGCCTGATCGCCCTCGCTTTCGCCTTCTACGCAATATTCAATGGCGGGCCCTCAATTTTGGAGTGGATCTACCCTAACGAGCTGTTCCCCACCAAGGTCCGGGCCACCGCCGTTGGCCTGTGCACCGGGNTTAGCCGCATCGGCGCCTCCATCGGCACCTTCGCCACCNCCTTGGCACTGACCCATCTAGGGCTGTCGGGCACCATGTGGATCGCTGCCGGCATTGCTCTGATAGGGGCGATCACCAGCTACCTGATGGCACCGGAAACANAAGGGAAAAACCTTGAAGACGCTGCCTCCCTTGGCTACTGA
- a CDS encoding membrane dipeptidase produces the protein MSVHQQATVVDGLQISNWSRPVLEELRNGGVSAVNATCAVWENAAETIRAIAEWLELANRNNDLFFLATQGADIDKAKQXNRIAVFLGFQNTSPFEDDYRYVELFHRLGVRIAQLTYNNQNLLGGGCFEPEDSGLTRYGRVVVAEMNRVGMLIDLSHVGYRTSRGAIEASTGPVAITHSNPLWFFDTPXNKPHDVIQPLVDRGXVIGCCLYPTVSGGERVSIESFAAMVSRMVDQYGPSHVGLGSDCTRGWDQGFVGWLRNGRWQPTAPKDSPTWPAWPNWFTGPEDFPRLTDGLVDAGLADHTITAVLGGNFSRLFSEVMDNTKESAHV, from the coding sequence ATGAGTGTGCACCAGCAAGCCACTGTCGTGGACGGGTTGCAGATCAGCAACTGGAGCCGGCCAGTCCTTGAGGAACTACGTAACGGCGGGGTCAGTGCAGTTAACGCGACCTGCGCGGTCTGGGAAAACGCAGCGGAAACCATCCGCGCCATCGCTGAATGGTTGGAACTGGCCAACCGCAACAATGACCTGTTCTTCCTGGCCACCCAGGGAGCCGACATTGACAAGGCAAAGCAGNAAAACAGGATAGCCGTCTTTCTTGGCTTCCAGAACACCAGCCCCTTCGAAGATGACTACCGCTATGTGGAACTTTTCCACCGGCTGGGCGTCCGCATCGCCCAGCTGACATACAACAACCAGAACCTGCTCGGTGGTGGGTGCTTCGAACCCGAAGACTCCGGGCTGACCCGCTACGGACGCGTGGTGGTGGCAGAAATGAACCGCGTCGGGATGCTGATCGACCTTTCCCACGTCGGATACCGGACCAGCCGGGGCGCGATCGAGGCCTCCACGGGGCCGGTGGCGATCACCCACTCCAACCCCTTGTGGTTCTTTGACACACCCNGCAACAAGCCCCATGATGTGATCCAACCGCTCGTAGATCGTGGGNGAGTCATCGGTTGCTGCCTCTACCCCACCGTTAGTGGCGGCGAGCGCGTGAGCATCGAAAGTTTTGCGGCCATGGTCTCACGCATGGTGGACCAGTACGGGCCCTCCCACGTGGGGCTAGGCAGCGACTGCACCCGCGGCTGGGACCAAGGATTTGTTGGCTGGCTCCGCAACGGACGCTGGCAGCCCACGGCACCGAAAGACTCACCGACGTGGCCGGCTTGGCCGAACTGGTTCACCGGACCCGAAGACTTTCCCCGGCTAACTGACGGACTCGTAGACGCCGGACTCGCAGATCACACCATCACCGCGGTCTTGGGCGGCAACTTCAGCCGCTTGTTCTCCGAAGTCATGGACAATACAAAGGAGTCGGCCCATGTCTAA
- a CDS encoding aldehyde dehydrogenase family protein, whose amino-acid sequence MSVLTKSASSFINGSWVAGSGDFVSRYNPAAPDQAVTSYHQASSEELVEAIEAAAAATTAWDELGILARGRILAAAAAAIRDRAEEIAAVMTAEHGKTIAESRMEVDASADTFDYHGASARNGVGTEFPSSHPEERILTVRRPLGVVGVITPWNFXLQIPAWKIAPALLHGNTVVWKSASNTPGVSALLMEALAAAGVPAGVLNLILGPGQLGSELVANPRWGVTFTGSVPVGHHIRGIVCGRGAKLQLELGGHNATLILPDADAELAATSVVNAAMGSTGQKCTATRRVILVGSGHEDFMARVKAKVTALVVGPGTDPAVQIGPVVSESARKEINAALEQALAEGGEILAQAALPRGEGSYVAXTVLTGPRSMAICQEEVFGPVTTVLHTDTLEEAIELANNTVFGLTAAVFSSDERAIRRCVAKLQAGLVKVNAPTTGSELHAPFGGMKDSTFAGPREQNSAAAATFFTHEKTAYLRLAPRRHDHEPHRRXNP is encoded by the coding sequence ATGTCGGTATTGACCAAGTCCGCCAGTAGTTTCATCAACGGCTCCTGGGTTGCTGGATCAGGTGATTTCGTATCCCGCTACAACCCTGCAGCACCGGACCAAGCAGTGACGAGCTACCACCAGGCAAGCTCTGAGGAGTTGGTGGAGGCCATCGAAGCCGCGGCTGCCGCAACCACAGCCTGGGATGAGCTAGGCATTTTGGCCCGTGGCCGTATTCTCGCAGCTGCAGCTGCCGCCATCCGAGACCGGGCCGAAGAAATCGCCGCCGTCATGACCGCCGAACACGGCAAGACGATCGCTGAGTCCAGGATGGAGGTTGATGCCTCCGCTGACACCTTTGATTACCATGGTGCTTCGGCACGCAACGGAGTAGGCACCGAATTTCCCTCCAGCCATCCGGAGGAGCGGATCCTCACCGTGCGGCGCCCGCTCGGCGTGGTCGGGGTGATCACCCCGTGGAACTTCNCCTTGCAGATTCCGGCGTGGAAGATCGCCCCGGCGCTCCTGCACGGCAACACAGTGGTGTGGAAGTCAGCGAGTAACACGCCCGGCGTTTCCGCCCTGCTCATGGAAGCACTGGCCGCCGCAGGCGTCCCGGCTGGGGTGCTCAACCTGATCCTGGGTCCCGGACAGCTCGGCTCCGAACTGGTCGCCAACCCCAGGTGGGGTGTGACGTTCACCGGCTCCGTGCCTGTCGGCCATCACATCCGCGGAATTGTCTGCGGACGTGGAGCAAAACTGCAGCTCGAACTTGGCGGTCACAACGCCACACTGATCCTCCCGGACGCGGATGCCGAACTCGCTGCCACCAGCGTCGTCAATGCGGCCATGGGCTCCACCGGCCAAAAGTGTACCGCAACGCGAAGGGTGATCCTAGTCGGCAGCGGGCACGAAGATTTCATGGCAAGGGTCAAGGCCAAGGTCACCGCCCTGGTCGTGGGACCAGGCACGGATCCGGCTGTCCAGATCGGCCCTGTCGTCTCAGAATCCGCCCGAAAGGAAATCAACGCCGCACTCGAGCAGGCTCTGGCCGAAGGCGGGGAAATCCTGGCCCAAGCTGCTCTTCCGCGTGGGGAGGGCAGCTACGTTGCCNCCACCGTGCTCACCGGACCCCGCTCCATGGCCATCTGCCAGGAGGAAGTCTTTGGCCCCGTCACCACCGTGCTGCACACCGACACCCTAGAGGAAGCGATCGAACTGGCCAACAACACAGTCTTTGGGCTCACCGCTGCTGTCTTCAGCAGTGACGAGCGTGCCATCCGCCGCTGCGTGGCCAAGCTCCAAGCCGGCCTTGTCAAGGTCAACGCCCCCACCACAGGCTCCGAACTTCATGCCCCATTCGGCGGTATGAAGGACTCCACTTTCGCCGGGCCCAGGGAACAGAATAGTGCCGCAGCCGCCACGTTCTTCACCCACGAAAAGACCGCCTACCTACGCCTGGCCCCGAGAAGGCATGACCATGAACCTCATCGACGAANAAACCCGTAG
- a CDS encoding LysR family transcriptional regulator — MNLRRLELFVAVAEELHFNKAAQRLHMAQPPLSQQIRKLEEECKVALFVRNSRNVELTAEGEVLLKHARKVLAQHAVMTAALAHARNGELGLLRLGFVSSAAITMVPALVRQLHAQWPGIELQLREETTDVQLELIATGILDAGIAREVRTMPGIGTTVLLHEPLMVAVATDHQLATLTHVALKDLQGESFIAXPRSRISALFDHISGLLHAVGVDFDIVQEAVQFPTILGLVAAHLGIAIVPESMRAFTIPGLVYLDIDDANATSTVSLIYATDTSPPARGKVREAFEEVLST, encoded by the coding sequence ATGAATCTCAGGCGCTTGGAACTNTTTGTGGCAGTGGCCGAAGAGCTGCACTTCAACAAGGCAGCCCAGCGCCTCCACATGGCACAGCCGCCACTAAGCCAGCAGATCCGCAAGCTGGAGGAGGAATGCAAGGTGGCCCTCTTCGTGCGCAATTCCCGCAACGTGGAACTGACCGCCGAAGGTGAAGTTCTGTTGAAGCATGCGCGCAAGGTCCTGGCCCAACACGCCGTCATGACGGCCGCCCTGGCCCATGCCAGAAACGGTGAACTGGGCCTGCTGAGGCTGGGCTTTGTTTCCTCAGCAGCCATCACCATGGTGCCAGCCCTAGTCAGGCAACTGCACGCCCAATGGCCGGGCATTGAGTTGCAGCTGCGCGAGGAAACCACGGATGTGCAATTGGAGCTCATTGCCACAGGAATCCTTGATGCGGGCATAGCCCGNGAAGTCCGGACCATGCCGGGCATCGGCACCACGGTGCTCCTACACGAACCNCTGATGGTGGCCGTGGCGACGGACCACCAGCTGGCCACCTTGACTCATGTTGCCCTGAAAGATCTCCAGGGTGAGTCTTTCATTGCCTTNCCCAGAAGCCGCATCTCCGCGCTCTTCGACCATATTTCTGGCTTGCTCCATGCCGTGGGTGTGGACTTCGACATCGTCCAGGAAGCCGTGCAATTCCCCACCATTTTGGGTCTGGTTGCCGCCCACCTGGGTATCGCCATCGTGCCAGAGTCAATGCGCGCCTTCACCATACCCGGGCTGGTCTACCTGGACATTGACGATGCCAACGCCACCTCCACGGTCAGCCTGATCTATGCAACCGATACGTCCCCTCCTGCTCGTGGCAAAGTCAGGGAAGCCTTTGAGGAAGTCTTGTCCACGTGA